In Oceanivirga salmonicida, the DNA window TAGTTTCTCCTACCTTAAAATCTTTATCACTTGAATTTTTTTCGACATTTTTTAATTTTACTCCATTTACTTCATATGTTATTTTTGAAGTCATACCCGTATATTCTACATCATCAATAATTGCTTCAATCTCAATATCACTTTCATCATATCTTAAAGTTTTTAGATTTTCTAATCTAAAATAAATATCTGCATCTTTATTAAATTTATCACTTAATATTGGACTTATTTTTTCTAAATCAGTTTTCTGTAATTTATTTATGTCTCCTATAAATTCACATACAAATTTTGATTTTGATTTTTCATATATTTCTTTTGGAGTTCCAACTTGCTCAACAAACCCATTATTAAAAACTGCTATTTTATCTGATAATGTCAAAGCTTCTTCTTGATCATGTGTTACATAAATAGTCGTTATTTTTAATTGTTTTTGCAATCTCTTTAATTCTCTTCTTAACTCAACTCTTAATTTAGCATCCAAATTAGATAATGGCTCATCTAAACATAATATTGCTGGATTTAATACAAGCGCTCTTGCAATTGCTATTCTTTGTTGTTGTCCACCTGATAATTCTGAAACATTTTTAAATAATTTATCTTCTGTTATATGTACTTTTTTACAAATTTCTCTAACTTTTTTATCAACTTCATCTTTATTTAATTTTTTTACTTTTAAACCAAAAGCAATATTTTCATAAACCGTCATTGTAGGAAATAATGCATAACTTTGAAATACTATACCTATACCTCTTTCTTCTATAGGCATTTTTGTTACATTTTTTTCGTTTATGTATATTTCTCCCTTAGTGACTTCATTAAATCCTAATAAGGCCCTTAAAGTTGTAGTTTTACCACAACCCGATGGTCCTAACATAGTGAAAAATTCACCTTCTTTTATCTCTAAATTTAAATTATCAACCGCTACAAATTTACCATAACTTATTTGCACATCTTTAAATCTTATCATTTTATTATAACCTACCTATTTTATATATTGTAACTGTGCTTTTTCAAGCCAAGCATCTATGTTTTCAGATACAAATTTCCAATCTATTTGTTGTATTTTTAAATTTTTTATTATTTCTTGACTTTCTTTAGGAGCTTTTGCTAATGCTTCCGGTAATGCCGGAGTTGTCCCAAATTTTTGTGCCCATAATGCTTGTTGTTCTGCCGATCCTAACCAATCTATGAATTTCTCAGCCATTTCTTTCTTTTGAGTTCCTTTTATTATTGCCAATTGTTCAACAACTAATGGTACACCTATTTCAGGATTCATAATACCATAATCATAATTATATTTTTTACCTCTTTCAATAGCTCCTGATGCCCATATCATTTGAACTGCCATTTTACCTTGCATAAGGTTTCCCCACCAGTCTTCTTCACCTTGTATTATATGTGCATTTCCGAAATAATTTTTAACTACTTCCCAACCTTTATCTGATATACCTAAATCTCCATTTGGATCTTTATATCTAGAAATTATACTAGAATAAACTGCTTTACTTGTCCCACTTGTTGTTTTAAAAATACTATACTTATCTTTAAATAATGGATCAGTTGCTAATTCTACCCAATCAGTAGGTACTTTTCCAATTTTTTCTATGACTTCTTTATTGTATACTGCTAATAGTGCTGTTTGTGTTACTGCATGATAATAACCTTCTGGATCAGATAATCCCATAGGAATATCTTTTGCCCAAACTGGTTCATATTTTTCTAAAACATCAGCTTTTTTTAATTTTTCATATTCTATAGGATTTAATCCAAATACAACATCTGCAATAGGTTTATTTTTTTCTGCTAATAATCTATTAGATGTTTCTGTTCCCCCTGCTGATACAACACTAATATCAAAACCTGCTTTTTTAGCTTCTTCTGTTAAATATTCTGCCCTTCCATTTGTACCAGAATTAGTATAAACAATTAATTTCTTATCACCACATGATAACATCGCTAAACTTAAAATAAGTGTCATTAAAATTTTTTTCATTTTATCTTTCCTCCATTAATTTTGTTATTTCTAAATTCATATAATAAGAAAGGCCAATCTGTTTGTATAATATTAAATCCCCTTTCATATAACCATTCCCAACCCTT includes these proteins:
- a CDS encoding ABC transporter ATP-binding protein; protein product: MIRFKDVQISYGKFVAVDNLNLEIKEGEFFTMLGPSGCGKTTTLRALLGFNEVTKGEIYINEKNVTKMPIEERGIGIVFQSYALFPTMTVYENIAFGLKVKKLNKDEVDKKVREICKKVHITEDKLFKNVSELSGGQQQRIAIARALVLNPAILCLDEPLSNLDAKLRVELRRELKRLQKQLKITTIYVTHDQEEALTLSDKIAVFNNGFVEQVGTPKEIYEKSKSKFVCEFIGDINKLQKTDLEKISPILSDKFNKDADIYFRLENLKTLRYDESDIEIEAIIDDVEYTGMTSKITYEVNGVKLKNVEKNSSDKDFKVGET
- a CDS encoding extracellular solute-binding protein yields the protein MKKILMTLILSLAMLSCGDKKLIVYTNSGTNGRAEYLTEEAKKAGFDISVVSAGGTETSNRLLAEKNKPIADVVFGLNPIEYEKLKKADVLEKYEPVWAKDIPMGLSDPEGYYHAVTQTALLAVYNKEVIEKIGKVPTDWVELATDPLFKDKYSIFKTTSGTSKAVYSSIISRYKDPNGDLGISDKGWEVVKNYFGNAHIIQGEEDWWGNLMQGKMAVQMIWASGAIERGKKYNYDYGIMNPEIGVPLVVEQLAIIKGTQKKEMAEKFIDWLGSAEQQALWAQKFGTTPALPEALAKAPKESQEIIKNLKIQQIDWKFVSENIDAWLEKAQLQYIK